The genomic stretch ATGGAGATCGTATTCCAGCGCGGCGTCTCGTCGGCGCACCACGCGAAGGTGTCCGTGATGAAGCGCATCGACGGGCGCGGCGGGTAGATGTACGTCCCGCGCGCGGCGTACTCCTTGAGGATGTCGTTCTGGATGGTGCCGCCCAGCTTCCGAGGGTCAGCGCCCTGCTCCCTGGCGACGGCCACGTAGAGGGCCAGCAGGATGGGCGCGGTCGCGTTGATGGTCATCGACGTGGTCACGCTCTCCAGGTCGATGCCGTCGAACAGCCGCCGCATGTCGGCGATGGAGGCGATGCTCACGCCAACCTTGCCCACCTCGCCCTCGGCCATCGGGTCGTCCGGGTCGTAGCCGATCTGGGTCGGCAGGTCGAAGGCGACCGACAGGCCGCGGGCGCCCGCGTTGAGGAGCGCGTGGTAACGCTCGTTGGACGCCTCGGCCGTCGAGAAGCCCGCGTACTGGCGCATCGTCCAAAGGCGGCTGCGGTACATCTCCGGGTAGACGCCGCGCGTGAACGGGAACGCGCCGGGCGTGCCCAGCCGGTCCCCGAGGTCGGCGGGCAGGTCGGCCTCGGTGGCGACGGCGGGGACGGCGAGGCCGGAGGTGGTTTCGGACGGCGTGGAGTCGGTCGGCATGCGGAGCGTCGGCGGGGAGGCTCGCCTACGCCCCGAGGCGGGCGGGGTGCCAGCGCTCCGCGTGGAGAGCGCGGAAGGAGCGTCGGCCTGGCCGCTCAGGCGGGGAGGCCCTTCGCCGCGACCCGTCGTGCTCGCGTCCTCGACCGGGGCCTCAGACTCCCTCGTTCTGGGGCGCGTACTTGCTGCCGCGCAGCACCTCCACGTTCTGGAGATAGAGGATCACCGAGTAGTGAGCGAAATACCGGTCCTCGACGTGCGTCGCGATCCGCTCGGCGACTGCCTCCGTCACGATGGTCTCGATCTTGACACTCGGCCCGCCGCGCGCCACGCGGACGCCCCGAGACCCCTCGCCGTGGATGTCCGAGAGCGTGTGCCCGGACGCGCCGAGGTCGTGGATGGCGTCGATGATCCGGTCGCGCAGGCTGCGCTCGGTGACGATGGTGACGAGGCGGAGGGTGACGGTCTGCATGATCGGGGTCCTAGCCGAGCCACTGGGCCATCGCGAGGTAGATCGGGATGCCGAGCGTCAGGTTGAAGGGGAAGGTGATGCCGAGCGAGGCCGTCAGGTAGTACGCCGGATTGGCCTCCGGGAGCCCGACCCGGATGGCCGCCGGGGCTGCGATGTAGGATGCGCTGGAGACCATCGCGCCGAGCACGGCCGCGCCCCCGACGGACAGCCCGACCTCGTGCCCCACGAACACGCCGAGGGCGCCGTGGACGATCGGCATCAGGATGCCGAAAGCGACGAGGAACGGTCCGACGGCCCGCAGGTCGCGGAGCCGCCGCGCAGCGGTCATCCCCATGTCCAGCAGGAAGAGCACCAGCGCGCCCTGGAAGCCCGACACGAAGAACGGCGCCACCTTGGCCGTCCCTTGCTCGCCCGCGATCCACCCGATGGCCATCCCGCCCACCAGGAGGACGATGCTGCGGCCCGTCGCCACTTCGCGGAGCGCCTCCTTCCACGAGCCCGCCCGCTCGCCGCGCGCGTACGCGATCATCAGCCCGACGATGATCGCGGGCACTTCGAGGACGGCCACCAGCGCAGGCATGAAGCCCTCCGACGGCGTCCCGGCGTAGGCGGCCACCGACTGCGCCGCGATGAACGTCACGGCCGAGACCGAGCCGTAGTGAGCCGCCAGCGCCGCCGCGTTCGTCCGGTCGATCCGTCCCAGCCGCCGGAGCACGTTGTACGCGATCAGCGGGGTCAACACGCCGAGGGCGAACGTGCCCAACACTGGCCCGGCGACCTCGACCAGGGGGGTCTTGCTGAGCGCCACCCCGCCCTTCAGCCCGATCGCGAGGAGGAGGTATATCGAGAGCGCCTGGTACAGTGGCTCTGGGATCTCCAGATCGCTCTTGATGGCGACCGCCAGCGCCCCCAGCACGAAGGCCAGCACGACCGGGGACAGCAGGCTGGCGAGCAGGATCTCGATCATCGGCAAGGGGAGGGCGCGCCCGAAACTAGCGCCCCTCCTCTCTGGCCGGCGACCGCGCTACTCGCCCTGCGCCAGCGAGTAGGCCCGTTCGCCGTCGAACGTGTAGAGGTTCTCCGTCTTGATCACGTCCAGCCCGGCCTCGACGAGGCGGCCCTGCAACGCGACCACCTGCGCGGCGCTCACAGCGTCGCCCGTGGCGACGTAGCGGCACCGCCAGTGGTCGGTCCAGAACGTCTCCGGGAGGCCGCCGGGGTAGACCTTCACGCCGCGGTTGGTGATCAGCTTCAGCCGGAGCCCGTCGCCGCCGAGAGCGTCCAGGCGGGCGCCGAGGGTGTCGGGGCGGCGGCCGTCCTCGTCCCAGTCCAGGAACACGTCGACGCCCACGAGCGCCTTCTCGGCCCGCGGGGTCGGCCGGACGGTCACGGAGACCTCGGTGTCGGTGTACCGCGCCTCGGTCAGCGTCTGGGGACGCTCGCCGAGCCGCTCGATGACGGCATCGGCGAACTCAGACGTCGAGACTTTCCGCGTGCTCGACGCGCCGTACACGTCGGCCGTGTGGATGCCCGCCTCCAGCGTCGCCAGCCACGCGTTCTCGACCGTCTCCGCGACGCGGTCGAGGTTCAGGTGGTCCAGCAGCATGAGCGCGCCGCGCAACAGGCCCGACGGGTTCGCGATGCCCTGCCCGGCGATGTCCGGCGCGCTCCCATGGACGGCCTCGAACATCGCGATATCGGTTCCCACGTTCGAGGAGCCCGCCAGCCCGACCGACCCGGACGCCTCCGCGGCGATGTCGGAGATGATGTCGCCGTAGAGGTTCGGCGCCACGATCACGTCGAACATGTCGGGCCG from Rubrivirga sp. SAORIC476 encodes the following:
- a CDS encoding NADP-dependent isocitrate dehydrogenase; its protein translation is MPDATTDSRTPIAVAHGDGIGPEIMEATLRILDAAEAPLRYDTVEVGENVYRAGHTSGIAPETWDTIRSHRLLLKAPITTPQGGGYKSLNVTLRKSLGMFANVRPVRSYAPYVASPHPDMDLVIIRENEEDTYAGIEHRQTTEVTQTLKLITRPGSEAIVRYAFEYARAQGRSRVTCMTKDNIMKLTDGLFHRVFDEIAAEYPEIEAEHRIIDIGAALVGARPDMFDVIVAPNLYGDIISDIAAEASGSVGLAGSSNVGTDIAMFEAVHGSAPDIAGQGIANPSGLLRGALMLLDHLNLDRVAETVENAWLATLEAGIHTADVYGASSTRKVSTSEFADAVIERLGERPQTLTEARYTDTEVSVTVRPTPRAEKALVGVDVFLDWDEDGRRPDTLGARLDALGGDGLRLKLITNRGVKVYPGGLPETFWTDHWRCRYVATGDAVSAAQVVALQGRLVEAGLDVIKTENLYTFDGERAYSLAQGE
- a CDS encoding sodium-dependent bicarbonate transport family permease, giving the protein MPMIEILLASLLSPVVLAFVLGALAVAIKSDLEIPEPLYQALSIYLLLAIGLKGGVALSKTPLVEVAGPVLGTFALGVLTPLIAYNVLRRLGRIDRTNAAALAAHYGSVSAVTFIAAQSVAAYAGTPSEGFMPALVAVLEVPAIIVGLMIAYARGERAGSWKEALREVATGRSIVLLVGGMAIGWIAGEQGTAKVAPFFVSGFQGALVLFLLDMGMTAARRLRDLRAVGPFLVAFGILMPIVHGALGVFVGHEVGLSVGGAAVLGAMVSSASYIAAPAAIRVGLPEANPAYYLTASLGITFPFNLTLGIPIYLAMAQWLG
- a CDS encoding DUF3240 family protein, which translates into the protein MQTVTLRLVTIVTERSLRDRIIDAIHDLGASGHTLSDIHGEGSRGVRVARGGPSVKIETIVTEAVAERIATHVEDRYFAHYSVILYLQNVEVLRGSKYAPQNEGV